One Archangium violaceum genomic window, GCCGCCTCCACGCATTGCCGCAGTGCTCCCGGCAGATCATGCCGCTCGAGGAGCCGCTCGGCGGCCTGGATGTAGAAATGGACGGCTCGTATGGGATGCTCGCCTCGATGGTAGTGCGTGGCGAGCACCAGCGGGTCGGGCTCGTCCATTCCCTCCAGCCAGGCGCCCGCCCACCGGTGGCCCATGAGCCGGTGGCTGTCGGGAACGAGGCCGTAGGCGGCATCCCGCACCAGGGCGTGGCGGAAGCGGTACTCCGTCTCGGAGGGAAAGTGGCTGTCGGGCTGCGGTTCGATGACCTCCTGCTCCATGAGTTGCAGCAGGTGCTCGTCCACGGGCTCGCCCGAGCCCTGGCGGAGCAACACATCCTTCACCCCGCCAGACCAGAAGGTGCGGCCGAAGATGCTGGCGGCCATCAGTGTCTGGCGGGCCCCCGGCTTCATCCGCATCAGACGGGCCTGGAGCACCGCCAGCACCGTCTCCGGCACGGCTTCCCCGCGCCCCTCGGCCAGCATGCGGATGAGCTCCTCGAGGAAGAGCGCGTTGCCATCGGACTGCTCCACGGCTCGCTGGATGACGGCGTCGGGGACCTGGGACCCGAGGACATCGCGCACCAGCTGGGCGCTGGCCTTCCGGCTCAATCCCTTCAGCGACAGCTCCTGCAGGCACCGTGACCACAGGCTGGGGTAGAGCGTCTTCACTTCCGGTCGCGCGAGCGCCAACACCATGAAGGGTTGAGCGGCCAGTGCGCGCAGCAGATCATCCACCAGCTTGACGGTGAGCGCATCGCACCAGTGCAGATCCTCCAGGACCAGCAGCACCGGATGGTGGGCGCATTCCGCTTTCAGGAAGGTCGCCAGGGCCCGGCTCATCTGGGCCCTCATCAACCGCGGGTCACCGCGTGCCGTACGCAGGCGGGAGCTGTCCTCGTCCGGGAAGGGGATGGCACACAGCTCCCCCAGGAACTCGAGGGTCTCCCGGGTCGAGTCCGTGGGCAGGTGTGGGGCCAGGCGCCGGGACAGCCGGGCGCGGCGCTCCTCCAATTCCTCGCTCTCGACGATGTCACAGAGCCGCCGCAGCGCCTGGCCCAGCAGGCTGGACGAGGCACCCGCGCTCATCGGGTCCCCGCGTCCCAGGAGGACGAGCACCGATTGCTCCCGGCGCTCGATGCGGCGCAGGAACTCGTGGCGCAGACGTGACTTGCCCATGCCCGGGGGCGCTATCACCAGCAGGGCCTGGGCTGTCTGTTCCTCGATGCAGGAGGAGAGGGAGAACTCGAGCAGGGCCAGTTCCTGCTCGCGGCCCACACACGGCGTGGGCTTGCCCAACAGGGGGCGGGCCGCGTCGGCGCTGAGTTGCTCTCCTTGCAGCAGGAAGCTCCCCGAGCTGGAGCGGGAGAATTGGAAGCCGGCCCCGAGGAGTCCGGCGGTGACCTCGTCCATCATCACGACGGAGCGGGTGGGCATTTGTTCGACCTGGCGCAACAGCCGGCCAGCCCTGTCCATGGCCTCGCCCACCGGTAGGCGCCCGTCGAGGATCCCGAGCCCGGTGGCCAACACCACCGTGGCTCCGGCCACCTGCTCCTTGATGGCGAGGGCACAGCGGGCCGCCAATGCCGCCTGATCGGTCGCGGTCCCGCGCTCTGGCATCAGAGTGACCACCCACGAGCCATCCGCCAGCGACTTCACCCGGGCCCCATAGGGGGCGAGCGTCGTATGCAACGACTCGCGGAACACGTGCTCTTGCTCCATGTCCATTCCCTGCTCGCTCCCGGCCCCGGGAGGACGGGACACCAACAGCACGCTGACGAGCTGCTGCTCGGGCTCAGCGGAACGGGAGGGGAGGGTCATCTCCTCGGTGGGTGACACCCGCGGGTCCAGAACCGACCCGAGCTCCGAGAGGGAATTGAGCAGGTGGGTGGCATCTGGCAGCCGCCGCTCGGGATCCTTCACCAGCATCCGGTCCACCAGCGCCTGCAGGTCGGAGGGCAGATTGGCGCGCAAGGTACGCAGCGGCTCTGGCTCGGTGTAGAGGATCTTGGCCAGCGAAGCGGCGAAGTGAGGAGCCTTGAAGGGGGCCTGGCCGGCGAGGCACTCGTACAGCACGCAGCCCAGGGAGAAGATGTCGGCGCTGGGAGGAATCTCCGTCTGGCTGGAGGCCTGTTCGGGCGCCATGTAGCCCGGAGTACCGACCACCGTGTTGGAGCGCGTCACCCCCAGCAGGCCAGGCTCGATATGGCGGGCCAGGCCGAAATCCAGGAGCACCACGTCCTCGGGGCGGCCGCCGCGCAGGAAGAGGTTGGAGGGTTTGATGTCTCGGTGGACGATGCCCTGGCGGTGCGCGGTGGCGAGGCCCTCGGCGGCGCGGCGCAGCAGGGCGAGGGTCTCGGACCAGGTCAGAGGCTGGCGCAGCAGGCGGCGGGCGAGGTCCTCGCCCTCGAGCCACTCCATGGCGAGGAAGGGCTGACCTTCCTCGGAGACACCATGGGCCACGTAGGAGACGATGGCGGGGTGGCGCAGCTCGGCGAGCAGCACGGCCTCGCGGTTGAAGCGGTAGGCCGCCTCTGGCGAGGTGATGGCATGCAGTTGCTTGAGGGCCACGGTCCGCCCGGTGTGCAGGTCCTTGGCGCGGAAGACGAACCCCATACCGCCACGGCCCGCCAGGCCCTTGATGCGGAAGCGGCCCGCGATGACGGTTCCCCGGGGCAGAGGAGAGCGGCCTCCATCTCTGGCTGGAGGGACCGCAGGAGGAGTGGTGTGCGTATTGTCGGAGGCCATGCGGGGGGCCGACAATAACCCAGGCCCAAGGTGATCCGGACAGGGCGGCGTATGCGCCCGCGTTGCCCATCTGTTTCAATTGCCGCTCATCGAGTTCCGCCGCCTTCCGCGCCTCCATGGCCCACCGGTATGTGGGTCTCCTCTGCGCTCCTGGAAGCCTCGGTCCGCTGAGTAGACGGACCTCTTCTCCCCGCGGGCGGCTCACCGGCCAGCGTCTTGACATGCAACCCCAAGGTTGCATATTTCTCCGGGTGGATGAGCATGGATCTCGTGTTCAAGGCGCTCGCCGACAAGAGCCGTCGCCAACTCCTGGACCTCTTGCACCTGGAGAATGGACGGACGCTCGGCGAGCTCTGCGAGCACCTGGACATGTCTCGCCAGGCGGTCACGAAGCACCTGACCGTGCTCGAGGAAGCCAACCTCGTCGTCATCGTGTGGCGAGGCCGAGAGAAGCTGCACTACCTGAATCCCGTGCCGCTGCATGAAATCCACGAGCGGTGGATCGGGAAGTTCGAGCGTCAGCGATTGCGCGCGCTGCACGAGCTCAAGAAAGGACTCGAAGGAGATGACGACCCGTAAGCCGCAGTTCGTCTACGTCACGTACATCCAGACGACGCCGGAGAAGGTCTGGGCCGCCCTGCAGGAGCCCGAGATGACGAAGCAGTATTGGGGCATGCACAAGAACGTCTCGGACTGGAAGGTCGGCTCCAGCTGGACGCATCAGGACTATGAAACCGGCGAGGTGCATCTCGAGGGGAAGGTCCTGGAGGCCGAGCCTCCGAAGAAGCTGGTCGTCTCCTGGGGGAGTCCCGCGGGCGGGCCGCCGTCGAAGGTCACGTTCCTCATCGAGCCGTTCATGAACGCGGTGCGCTTGACGGTGATGCACGACGAGCTCGCCGAGGATGGCAAGATGCTCGAGAGCATCTCGCAGGGCTGGCCGGCGATCCTGTCGAGTCTGAAGTCGCTGCTCGAGACGGGTCAGCCGCTCGCCATGACGACGAGGCGCTGGGCGGGCCGGTAACGCGTCACGCGCCGTGCCTCGCTTCGAGGGTGCCCGGCTGCCCGGCATTCAGGGATGTGCGGCTTGTCCATGGACGCGCCAATGCGGAGCGTCCCCGCATGGACCCGATCGAACTCTTGACGCAGCAGCACGAAGAAGCGGAGCGACTGTTCCAGCAGGTGGCGGTGGTGAGCGGGGACGAGCGGACCGTCCTGTTCCGCCGTCTCGCCTGGCTGCTCACCCTTCATACCCAGCTGGAAGAGCGGTTCTTCTACCCGGAGGTGAAGTTGGCGGAGACCCGTGATCTGGTTCAGCACTCCTATGACGACCATGCCGAGGCCAAGGCGCTGATCTCACAGATGCTTCACCTCGATGTCAGCGACATGCAATTCGAGCCCGCCCTGATCCGCCTCCGCACCTCAGTCGAAGCGCACGTGGCCGAGGAGCGGTCCATGCTCTTTCCCCAGGTGCGACGGCTTCTCTCCGCCGAGCACCTCGAGCGATTGGGCGACGAGCTGCTTCGGGGAATGGACGAGCTGACCCAGCCGGGTGCGCTCCCCTCCGTCTCGCACGAGTCTCAGCTGGGCGCACACTAGCTCGGGCCCCTGCCCGGGCACCCGCCAGGGCTCCAGGAGTGCCTGTCGGCCGTCCAGGCACGCCATGGCTGGACCGCGTCACCAGGTCACTTCGAGGTCGAAGTCCCGCTCGCGCCGCATCGTCACCGTGGCGGTGGGGTTGACGCCCGTCCTGCGCAGCCCCGCCTCCAGGAGCCCGGCCATGAGATCGGGCTTGGCGTCCGGATCGTTGCGGAAGGAGACGCGGTAGTGGTGCCAGCCGATTGGCAGCACCTTCACGTCGTAACGGTAGGTGTCGAGCGCCAGGAGGCTGGGGATGCGCGCGAAGAGGCGATCCGGGCCGAGCATGGGCAGGCCCATGTCCACCACCTTGCCCATCCACGTCTGCAGGAATCCCTCACCGAGCTTGCGGCCCATCTCGCGGTAGGCGGACTCGCGATCCTTCCCGGGGTAGCAGTAGCGCCAGGCGACCTCGAGCGCCGCGTTCCAGACCTCGATGGGGTAGATGGCCTTGGGCTTGCGCGGGTCGAAGCCACACTCCCGTAGTGCGTCCGCGAAGGCCCCACTCGCCTGGAGCGAGCGGATGAACAGCCCCTCGAAGAAGCTGCCTTGCGTGGCGCGGCCGGAAAGGGAGTCCTGCATGGTGCGCGTGCCGAAGGCACGAGTCTGTATACAGGACCCCGATCCTCCCGAACAGGCCACATACCTGGGCACATGCCCGGCTCCGTGCGGAAGTACACCCTGCGATTCATTGACACGCACATGGGGCGGGGTGCGTCTCTTCCCGCGAACCACTCACCCGAGTCGGCCGGGCTCCAGGTTCAGGAAGTGGAACCGCGCGACGTAGCCGGTCCCCTTGGGGCTGCACGCATACAGCCCCGCGGCGGCCATCACCCGGGGCCCGTCCTCGTGCAGGTGCGCCATGCGGATCTGCGACCAGCGGGTGCCATCCAGGGACGTCTCGACGAGGTAGTCCGCCCCCTCCCGGCGGATGCGGAAGGACACTTCGTCCACCTCCTGGGGCAGGTCCTGGGTGGCCCAGTCCGAGTAACCCTGGTTCGTCACCACGGAGCCCAGACGGTTGGGGCCATGCGGTTCGAACTCCACCGAGGTCTTCAGCCAGCAGTCCGGAGAGAAGCGCACCATCAGCCCCGCTTGATCGTACTGGTGCACGGGCTGGAAGCGGACGCGCGTGACGAGCACGAAGTCCCCCTCCACCTGCGTGTGGAGGAAGTGCCCGTTGTCCACCAGGAAGCCATAGTGCGTGCGCTGCCAGAAGTCCGTCGATGCATCGGGCGTGAGCTCGAGCCCCGCTCGTCCCGGCTGTACGGACCATCGCTTCGGCTCTTGGAACCAGCGCAGGCGTGGCTCGAGGGAGGGGCTCGTGAAGGACTCGCGAAGGGGCTGGAAGGAGGAGGTCATGGATTCGAAGGAGGGGAGAGCTGACGAAGGTAGTGGGTGAGGAGCGTGAGCCCGGGTTCCTCGACGGGCACGCGCTGGCGGAGCGATGCGAGGAAGGACCATGCGTGGTCCGACAGGAGGACGACACCCGTGTCCGCCTCCGCCGAGAAGCCGATGAAGCCCGCGTAGCCGCCCGTCACCGCGGAGCGCCACACCAGGGGCCTTCCACCGACGTCGGAGACCTTCCACCCGAGCCCCACGCGTGCGCCTCGGGTCTCCACGCGCGGGAGGTGCGCGAGCCGCATGGCCCGTCCGAGCCCTGCATCGTGATGACCGAGGTTCGCGTCGAGGAAGCGCAGCAGGTCGGGCACCGTCGCTCGGAGCGCCCCCGCTCCGGGCAGTGCCGGGAAGCTCCAGCCCGGCACCGTGTTGCCTCGCGCGGAATGGCCGGGAAGCAGGCGCCGCTCCTGTTCCTCGGAGGGACGGAAGGTGGTGTCGCCGAGCTGCAGGGGCGTGCAGAGGAAGTCCCGCACGGCATGTCCGTAGTTGAGCCGCAGGCGGCGGGAGAGGACGTGGCCGAGCACGCCCATGCCGATGACGGACTCGACGTACTTTCGCGGCGGCGGGTGCTGGGGGTGGTAGTTGCGCAGGAAGGCCCCGAACAGCTCCGCGCTGTAGTGGCCGTAGGGGTCGGCCGGGTTCTGTTGCGGGGTTCGCAGGTTCGGCGGGTCGTACGGCATGCCCGAGGTGTGCGTCGCCAGTTGCTCGAGCGTGATGCGGCCGGCGAGCTTGTCCGGGAGGAGCGGCAGGGGGAGCAGGTCCTTCAGCGGCATGTCGAGCCTCGCCTCGCCCCGGTCCACCAACAGCGCGAGGAGGGTGCCGGTGAAGACCTGGGTGAGGAAGCCCAGCTCGTACAGGGAGCTCGTGGCGGGGAGCGGCCCCTCGCGGCGGAGGGCCTGCACGTGGTGCTCTCCGTGGTGCGTGATGCCCACGCACAGCGAAGCCGAGGGGTACGCGCGCAGGTAGCGCCGGGTGGCGTGGAGGACCGCGTCGGCGGGCGAGTCAGTGGAGGTCCGCATGCAGCGTGCTCAGTCCTTCATGGAGGCCGAAGGCCCATCCCGCGCATTCTGGGCCATCCGGGAGCGAAGGAGTAGAACGGATCCGCGACCATCGCCGGAGGACCGGGCGTTTGTTAGGGTCCCTCCGGCTCTACCCGACACACGCCCCGATGACCGCAGGACCCGACCTGTTCTCCGTCTCCGTCGATGTGAACCGCTTCGCGCCCCTGGCCGAGCGGATGCGCCCGCGCTCGCCCGAGGAGTTCATCGGGCAGTCCCACCTGCTCGGCCCTGGCGCTCCCCTGCGCCAGCTCATCGAGCGCAAGGCGATCGTCTCCTCCCTGTTCTGGGGGCCTCCGGGCGTGGGGAAGACCACGCTCGCGCGCATGCTGGCGGCGAGCGTCGACGCGGAGTTCGTCATCCTCTCGGCGGTCTCCGACGGCATCCCCCGCATCCGCGAGGTGGTGGCCGAGGCCGAGCGCCTGCGCAACCAGTACCACCGGCGGACCGTCGTCTTCGTGGATGAGATCCACCGCTGGGCGAAGAACGTCCAGGAGCAGGCCCTGCCGCACGTGGAGAGCGGCCTGCTCATCCTCCTCGGGGCGACGACCGAGAACATCAGCTTCGAGGTGAGGCCCGCGCTCGTCAGCCGGTGCCGCGTCTTCCAGCTGCGCGAGCTCACTCCCGCGGACATCCGGGCCGCGCTCCTGCGTGCGCTCTCCGACGAGAAGCGGGGGCTCGGGGCCCGGCGGTTGACGGCCAGTGACGAGGCCCTCACCGTGCTGGCGGAGGGCAGCGGGGGTGACGTGCGCAAGGCGTTGGGCGCGCTGGAGCTCGCGGCCCAGCTCACCGCCGATGGCGCGGAGATCTCCCGGGAGACCGCCGTCCAGGCGACGGGCACGCGGCTGTCGCGGCACGACAAGGACGGGGACACGCACTTCGATCTCCTGAGCGCCCTCCAGAAGTCGTGCAGGGGCTCCAACGCCCAGGGGGCCATCTTCTGGGCGGCGCGGCTGCTCCAGACGGGGGACTACGCGGCGCTGTGGCGCCGGCTCAAGGTGATTGCCGTGGAGGACGTGGGGATGGCGATGCCCGAGGCCATCACCATCGTGCGCTCGTGCGAGGAGAGCTTCCACTCCATCGGTATGCCGGAGGGGCGGATCTTCGTCGCCCATGCGACCCTCACGCTGGCCACGGCGAAGAAGAGCAACCGCGCCTACCTGGCGATGGATGCCGCGCTGGCGGCCGTGGAGGCCCACCCCAACGCGGCCCCACCGCTCCACCTGCGCAACGCCCCCACCGAGCTCATGAAGGAGCTGGGGTACA contains:
- a CDS encoding serine/threonine-protein kinase PknK, which codes for MASDNTHTTPPAVPPARDGGRSPLPRGTVIAGRFRIKGLAGRGGMGFVFRAKDLHTGRTVALKQLHAITSPEAAYRFNREAVLLAELRHPAIVSYVAHGVSEEGQPFLAMEWLEGEDLARRLLRQPLTWSETLALLRRAAEGLATAHRQGIVHRDIKPSNLFLRGGRPEDVVLLDFGLARHIEPGLLGVTRSNTVVGTPGYMAPEQASSQTEIPPSADIFSLGCVLYECLAGQAPFKAPHFAASLAKILYTEPEPLRTLRANLPSDLQALVDRMLVKDPERRLPDATHLLNSLSELGSVLDPRVSPTEEMTLPSRSAEPEQQLVSVLLVSRPPGAGSEQGMDMEQEHVFRESLHTTLAPYGARVKSLADGSWVVTLMPERGTATDQAALAARCALAIKEQVAGATVVLATGLGILDGRLPVGEAMDRAGRLLRQVEQMPTRSVVMMDEVTAGLLGAGFQFSRSSSGSFLLQGEQLSADAARPLLGKPTPCVGREQELALLEFSLSSCIEEQTAQALLVIAPPGMGKSRLRHEFLRRIERREQSVLVLLGRGDPMSAGASSSLLGQALRRLCDIVESEELEERRARLSRRLAPHLPTDSTRETLEFLGELCAIPFPDEDSSRLRTARGDPRLMRAQMSRALATFLKAECAHHPVLLVLEDLHWCDALTVKLVDDLLRALAAQPFMVLALARPEVKTLYPSLWSRCLQELSLKGLSRKASAQLVRDVLGSQVPDAVIQRAVEQSDGNALFLEELIRMLAEGRGEAVPETVLAVLQARLMRMKPGARQTLMAASIFGRTFWSGGVKDVLLRQGSGEPVDEHLLQLMEQEVIEPQPDSHFPSETEYRFRHALVRDAAYGLVPDSHRLMGHRWAGAWLEGMDEPDPLVLATHYHRGEHPIRAVHFYIQAAERLLERHDLPGALRQCVEAALACDMTDPQRIRLRALQSVVAFWLYDFSKILEFGSTVLDELGVGSRLWCWLVGGLMIADVYSGAQQGQSARLTRLVLSTTPEPEAGLAYAWAIVSIGLSAVLSGAREEARAVLEPMWSVSTGGMARGWANYVQGFYHHRFEARPWQAFLHAEQGIQDFRELDMERDVLILTTLSGMTLAALGDVPGTAERMRWVLRVGQQAGEHLVVSAAQHFMYQALANSPDPEHRREAHDRALKWLGQPNAYAFGAGMGHAIVAKVMAASGAPREAEPHARRACELLATYQTEWLYAHTILSAVLLAQGRHEEARREAELGVRRLEQMGNAGVHAVSTRLVLAETCFAQADTGAGEAALRKTLECVQDRASDIPDPALRERFLSQVPENARTLELAYQRWGALPE
- a CDS encoding ArsR/SmtB family transcription factor, whose amino-acid sequence is MDLVFKALADKSRRQLLDLLHLENGRTLGELCEHLDMSRQAVTKHLTVLEEANLVVIVWRGREKLHYLNPVPLHEIHERWIGKFERQRLRALHELKKGLEGDDDP
- a CDS encoding SRPBCC family protein; this translates as MTTRKPQFVYVTYIQTTPEKVWAALQEPEMTKQYWGMHKNVSDWKVGSSWTHQDYETGEVHLEGKVLEAEPPKKLVVSWGSPAGGPPSKVTFLIEPFMNAVRLTVMHDELAEDGKMLESISQGWPAILSSLKSLLETGQPLAMTTRRWAGR
- a CDS encoding hemerythrin domain-containing protein, which translates into the protein MDPIELLTQQHEEAERLFQQVAVVSGDERTVLFRRLAWLLTLHTQLEERFFYPEVKLAETRDLVQHSYDDHAEAKALISQMLHLDVSDMQFEPALIRLRTSVEAHVAEERSMLFPQVRRLLSAEHLERLGDELLRGMDELTQPGALPSVSHESQLGAH
- a CDS encoding DUF2378 family protein, with the protein product MQDSLSGRATQGSFFEGLFIRSLQASGAFADALRECGFDPRKPKAIYPIEVWNAALEVAWRYCYPGKDRESAYREMGRKLGEGFLQTWMGKVVDMGLPMLGPDRLFARIPSLLALDTYRYDVKVLPIGWHHYRVSFRNDPDAKPDLMAGLLEAGLRRTGVNPTATVTMRRERDFDLEVTW
- a CDS encoding DUF1349 domain-containing protein, which codes for MTSSFQPLRESFTSPSLEPRLRWFQEPKRWSVQPGRAGLELTPDASTDFWQRTHYGFLVDNGHFLHTQVEGDFVLVTRVRFQPVHQYDQAGLMVRFSPDCWLKTSVEFEPHGPNRLGSVVTNQGYSDWATQDLPQEVDEVSFRIRREGADYLVETSLDGTRWSQIRMAHLHEDGPRVMAAAGLYACSPKGTGYVARFHFLNLEPGRLG
- a CDS encoding serine hydrolase domain-containing protein codes for the protein MRTSTDSPADAVLHATRRYLRAYPSASLCVGITHHGEHHVQALRREGPLPATSSLYELGFLTQVFTGTLLALLVDRGEARLDMPLKDLLPLPLLPDKLAGRITLEQLATHTSGMPYDPPNLRTPQQNPADPYGHYSAELFGAFLRNYHPQHPPPRKYVESVIGMGVLGHVLSRRLRLNYGHAVRDFLCTPLQLGDTTFRPSEEQERRLLPGHSARGNTVPGWSFPALPGAGALRATVPDLLRFLDANLGHHDAGLGRAMRLAHLPRVETRGARVGLGWKVSDVGGRPLVWRSAVTGGYAGFIGFSAEADTGVVLLSDHAWSFLASLRQRVPVEEPGLTLLTHYLRQLSPPSNP
- a CDS encoding replication-associated recombination protein A codes for the protein MTAGPDLFSVSVDVNRFAPLAERMRPRSPEEFIGQSHLLGPGAPLRQLIERKAIVSSLFWGPPGVGKTTLARMLAASVDAEFVILSAVSDGIPRIREVVAEAERLRNQYHRRTVVFVDEIHRWAKNVQEQALPHVESGLLILLGATTENISFEVRPALVSRCRVFQLRELTPADIRAALLRALSDEKRGLGARRLTASDEALTVLAEGSGGDVRKALGALELAAQLTADGAEISRETAVQATGTRLSRHDKDGDTHFDLLSALQKSCRGSNAQGAIFWAARLLQTGDYAALWRRLKVIAVEDVGMAMPEAITIVRSCEESFHSIGMPEGRIFVAHATLTLATAKKSNRAYLAMDAALAAVEAHPNAAPPLHLRNAPTELMKELGYKQGYQPPWNYKDHYAPGQTYLPEPLERSVFYRPSKEGHEAEIHERMSHWWREDKASRGE